A window of Physeter macrocephalus isolate SW-GA chromosome 6, ASM283717v5, whole genome shotgun sequence genomic DNA:
AGGCGAGGGCAGGGTAGCAGTTCCTGCGGAAAGGATACAGAACTCGTCAGTGGGACCAGTAATTCTTTCCCTGTGAAAGCAATTAAGACAAACAAGTGGGGGAGGTTGGCAGCTCCAACGTTTAGACATTAAAGGGAGTTTCAACACGGCACAGCACCTAGAGACTGTACGAAAGACGGAAATAGGGACAACAGGAGCAGAAGAATGTCCTGGACATTTCAATTCTAGGTAAGCAACATGCAAAGGGCTCCTGTAGCAGTATACAATACATTATGGACTGTTCTCTCGTCTCAGGCAAGTAAAACTGAATTAGGAGGCGGGAAGAGAGGAGAAGCCGGCTCGCCACATCCCCCAGGTTGCCTTCACACGCCTACCCCGTACCCTCGTTGCTTTTGTTCAGCACGTTCAGACAGTCCTTGGCTTCCACATACTTGGTCTGTACCACCTTGAGCTGGGCAATGGACGTGGACAAGAACTCCACTTCCTACAGAGGATGGGAATGAGGGTCAGCGTGAGGGCTGGCGGGAGAAGGGGCACAGCCGGAGAAGGGGCGGGTCCTGGGACCGCGTGGAGGTTTCGCCTGGGAAGGGAAGCCTCCCCAGCtggggaggaatggagtgggGCGAGGGAGTACGCGCGGTGGGGAGGGATGTGATGCGGCAAAGGGGTGTCTCTGGGGCCCATCCCCACCTGGTCCAGCTGGTTCTTGAGCATTTCTAGCTGCGGCAGATTCAGCTCGGTGATATTAACCGACTGCGCCATGCTGGGAAAGATGACTTATGAAGCCGAAGCCAGCCGGGCGAGCAACGCTCTAGCCATCCTCTGTGCATCTCGATGGCTGCGCCGGGAGGCCTCGCTGCGCCAGACGTCTCTATGGTCCTCCGTCCCggaagggaaggaaaggctgGTTAGTCTCGGTGACTCCGTTGGGAGAGGAAGGGTAGAGGCGCTTTATTTTCTCACAACGTCCCAAGCCTAGCGTAGTCAAGTTGTAGCAAACAGGATTCCTACGCTCAAGGACCTTAAACTTAAAAGTACTCAGGCCATAaccacaacgttgtaaagcaatgtATGCTACTCCACGTGGGTGGCATAAACCTAGTGACAACAGGCAAGGAGGAAGCCTGTGAAGTTCTCCGGGTCGGGGGTGGGGAGTAGAACTGTGAAAGGAATGCGTTGGGCAGATGAAGCGGGAGTCTGGCGGTGGAGAGAACACAAAGGAGGCCCGTTATCAACTAAAAAGTACAGCAGGGGGTTTATTAATCAGTGCAGCGTTTTACTATGTGCTAGAAGTGAGGGATACATAAGAGTGTTAAGATACGTACTTCTGAACTCAATCTAGTTGGAGAGAGAAAAACCGTACATCAGCATCAGAACCCCCCCGAATCTGCTGCTAAAGTGCATGGCACTAACAAGTGTAACAGCTGTTTGTGGGGAAAGGACAGCAGCCTATAACATCCACTTAGGAGGGGGGCAGAGCAACTGAGGCATTAAACTTGTGTCACTCCCAGGATACCTGAGGGCAGGAAGACAGGATAGACATGAGGGAACCTGGCCAAGACACTCTCAGTGGATCTATCTCTACCTTTCCTTGGGCCTTTGTCCCCACTTAGAGCATTCTGATGCCCCTCTCTCCTTCAGCTTTGTCTGCTGAGGCCAAGACGGGCCCAGCTTTGTCTGTTGGTTTTGCCTTTCTTCCCAACACTCTCAGACTTGAACTCCTGCAAGCTATTCTTATCTATTTATAGTACCACACAGTAGGAAGCCTGCAATAGTCTTATCTTCAAATGTCCTCAGAGGAAATACACAAAACAGGGTTTAAGTGATGtatctttattatattaaaaattaaatcaaaaggaaatgtttcatataaaacactggggaaaatcatttaaaatagttatCGTAAGGGCCAAATCTAAGTTTGGAGGTAGAACAGTCACATGGCTTCTATCAGCAACAGGAGAGCTCCAAGGGGTCACTGCAGGGAGACAGGCAAGCCATAGGCTACAGGTGCAGCCCCAATAAGATACTTGAGTCGGGGAGCCTGGCGGGCCTGGCTGACGTAGTACAGAagtggggctcctgggcctgcTCCAAGCCAGCCCTGCAGCAAAGCCTCTGTGTAGCGGTCAATGTCACGGTCAGTCACATCCCAGAGGTTACCTAGAAACAGGGGgctgggaaaagagaaggaagaaatacaaagtaaGGGTCTAAAACAGAACACCTAGGAAAACAcgactggtggtggtggtggtggtgagtgaGTCGAGAGGGATTAAGCCAATGAGGAAGTCCCTTGACCGACAGTTCCAGGAGGAGGATAGAGGATGGCAAAGGGTTAAGGGCCCAGGTATGCCAGGGAAgtagggtgggaggaaggaggtggggcaCAAAAGAGGAAGGATTTGGGAAGGATTTGGGAAAGCCCTTGGGATGGGGACCTAAGATGGACTTTGCCCCTCGAGACTCACCAGCCAGCCATGATATACTTGAGCACGATGCCAGCCCCCTCCAGGTTTCCGTGCACAGCCAGGGCTGCACTGCTGCAGCCAAACAGAAGGGCCACTGCCCGGCAGCTCAGCCGCAGGACAGCCTGCCCATCCAGGAAGCGGGCACCGGCCCCATGCCCTGCATAGCTGAGGCAGAAGGAGGCGAGATGAGCCTGGCCTAGCAGGGCCAGGCCTCTGCTGTGTCTCCAGAGGTGTCCTGAGCCAGTCAGGGGCTCCGAAGCCCCAGAGCAAACCGTGGTGATACCCACCCTGTGGGACcgtccctctccccacctccctgccctgaGCACTCACATGTACAAGTCATGCTCCGCCAGGGCCGCCTGCACCTGTTCCGGGCTCGGCACCTCCCCGACCACCCCTTTCCAGCCAGCTTCACTACAGGGCAAAGGTAGGAGTAAGAAGGGTTATGGGGCAAAGAGGGCAGAAGGAACACTAGGGAGAATGTGGGCTGCAACGTTTGATTCTGGAGAAAAGGACATTTGCCCCTGTGTTGTgctacccttccccaccccccttcttACTCTTCTCCCGCTGACCTGCTAAAATGGGCTCGGAATTGCTCCTCTGTGCTTGACAGGTTATTGTGGGGATTCAGGACGTAGAAGGTACTGCGAGGATCCACCCCTTGGCTCAGCACCGACGAGGCCCCAGACTGATGGGGAGACAGTGGTGATCAGGATCCTGGTCTGGCCCAAGGGCCCAAGCTCCCACAAACCCCAAGCCCCTTTCCACAGCTGATCCATTCCTAAgacctccttcttctcttcccaggTTTCTCTACCTTTTCTTGCCCAATCACCCCCAGTCCCCACTCCCTGAACCCCGCACCTCTTTGATGATGGAGTAGCTGAGTAGGAATCGGAAGGAGGGCAGCCGAGTGACAGGCAGGGCCCGGAGGCTGGGCATGCTCTCCCACGGGAGCTTCTGTAGGTCCTGGGCAAAGAGTACTCAAGAGGTTACTGTCCTGAGCCAGGGGTACACAGGAGTGAGAAGGGGCCTGGCGGCGGGTAGCTGCCCACTGCCCACCAGGCGCTGCCCCTCCGGCCCCTGGCTCCTCACCTTGTCCAGCACCAAGACAAGATGCCTACTGCTTGGTACCGTCTGACCCTGTAGACGCTCTACTGCCTCACTCAGGAGCTCTTGGGCTCGTTCTGGCCGGGCTGGGCACAGCCCATAAGCCAGGGCCTGAACGTCCTGTGGGGTGAGGGTACTGGCACCGCTGAGCATGATCTGCGGGGGAACAGTGGTCACTGAGTACCATAGCTCCCATCTCCACCCTCAGCGGCAGGTGGGAAAGTTAAGGCtaccttcttcccctcccctgatTGCTCAACTCACTTTCAGCAGAGTGGGGTCAGGATACTTCCAGCCACATTCCTGCAGCAATTCTTGTAGACGGGAGGCCTCCTGGGCAGGGCCGGCGTCCTCACTGGATGGCAGCAACAGCCCCCGCCAGCAGCCCAGCACATACTTCTCTAGGGAAGTGGTGAGGACCTGAATGCAGAACAGAACTGTCAGTCAGAGAGGAAGCTGAGTTTCTTTCCCCACAGGCACCGACGTTTTGGAGACGAGGAAATGTGTCTTCCAATAAGTGGATGTGCCTTACTTATCCTACTGCCAGTCATAAAAGGCAAGAAGCGAGAGACATTTTTCATTTGCTGAGACTCTGGGGGAGTATAGATAAGACAATttgtagggggacttccctggtggcgcagtggttaagaatctgcctgccaatgcaggggacacgggttcgagccctggtccgggaagatcccacgtgccgcggagcaactaagcccgtgcgccacgactactgagcccacgtggcacaactactgaagcccgcgcacctagagcccgtgctccgcaacaagagaagccaccgcaatgagaagcccgtgcaccgcaacgaagagtagcccccgctcgcagcgaCTAGAGAAAGTCcccatgcagcagtgaagacccaacacagccaaaaataaaaataaaaataatatatatatatctttaaaaaaaaaaagatgatttgtaATAAATCactgggttttgacaaatacgAACAGGTGGGCAAAAGCTAAAGccaggaaatgaaatgaaagctgTGGTCAGGAGGCTGATCCTTGGGCTTAACTTCTTTTTTTGTACTTATCTTTAAACATTCCATTGCCATAACCCCTTCCAGTCTCAGACTCTTGTTTAAAGTGCTTCCCAAgtgacataattttttatttaggcCTACACTTCCAGAAAGGACTTGAGGTGGCTCAGCAAGAACCTGGGACCCCTGAGAGAGAAGATATTCCTAGGGCAGGCCAGATCCCACCCCACGCTGGGGACACACACCTCCATCCTACGGTCCAGTTCCAGCCGCCCTGTCCACCATTCCCGCTTGTCAGTACAGCTGCTGttctctttctgttccttctGGATGGCGTCAAACTCTTTCAGGGCCGAACTCACAGAAAGCTGAGGGAGATGGGGTTGTAAGAGTTCTGCTTGTCCACGTGACCACCATCTCTCCATCCCCCAGCCACAGCTTGACCAGAAGCCTGCCCCAGCCCAACTTTGCTCCCCGGCCCAGAAAACCTACCTTGTTCTGGGCAGTGGGGATCTGCACAGTGACCGGGGGATTGTCTTTTTCCAGCCGGGTCAGCAGGAGGGTGTTACCCATGGTTCCAGGCTGGAGGGTGGCCAGGGCCAACACACACACGGTCACCCCTGACACACAGGGCGTGCCCAGAGTTATTTCAGCTGTTACAAAGAATTCCTTTCCCTGTCTTCTGCATGCAATCCCTGTCCATCACTCAAGACAACTCCTAGAAGACTTCCCTGGCCACTGGAGTTCAAAGGTGCTCTCCCTGACCCTAACAGCTCCCTGTAGACAGAGAccatgttttgtatttatttgtgtccCTACAGAAACTAACAACCGCTCCCCCCCACCACTCCCCGCATACAGTGAGGCACTCAAATCATCCGTGAACATGTTTCGTGTTAGCATAGGAAGACCCTGGACACCTGAACCTACTTACccctaaagaaagaaagacactGAATTTGCTGGTAACTCAAAttgagatttaagaaaaaaaaaaaaaaaaaagacttctagaTTTAAGGTATGTCTGTTTGGTGAGAGTTACAAAATGTCTAATCAATGGAAAAGTATGACATGGCCTTCCGTAAGGATcctaaatctgtgtgtgtgtgtgtgaactaaCTAATGCCTTAAACTCCTTCACCCATCTCTTCCCTAAGAAGATGAACAAAAGAACAGCAGAGGCACCGATGCCTGCCGCCATACCACTAGGGATCAGAGCCAGGCGCTCCCGGAAACTGTCCTCCTCAGGCTGGGGGAAGTGGCCAGATCCCGACGCTCTGAAGGAAAAGAGGCGCTGGATGCGGGCCAGGGGTATGTCTCCAGGCCTCTCCTGGAGGTTCAGCCCCTGCAGCTGGTCTGCTATTTCAAGCGATCCTCGGCGCTTCTGGGCCTTGCTGCAGGCAACACAAGAGGGGGTGAGTTCTGCCTCCTTCAAAGTCTGGACCACTCCCCCCAGTCTGTCCCAGCACAAGCCTTAGGGATGGTGGGCACTCACCTGAGCTGCCTGTGGAGGTGGATGAGCAGCTGGTGGCGACAGGTGATGGAGACAGACTCGGTGACAAGGCAGGCAGTGGCATAGCGATCCCGGTGGCCCAGGCACAAGGCCAGGAGGCGGCAGAGGTGAGCGTAGAGCCCACTAGGAGGGCAGTGACTGACCCCACGGAAAGCAATGCTTAGTGAGTCACAGATGGAATCCAGGATAGAGAGACCTAGAGGAAGGTCAAGACACAGATGAATCCCCGACTTCCTAACTGATAGGAACCTTCCAAGAATGAGTGTCTATCTACTCTCCCACGTGGAAAACAGCAGCTACCGTTTATGAAGGGCAGTGTGCCAAGTGGGGAGCTACGCAGTTTACATGCATCAACGCTCTCCATCCTCCCCAAATTCCACCTTACAGTTAAGTAAGTTAAAGTTCAGAGAGGTGGAGTGACTAGAGTTCAGCTAGTAGACAAAGagtgctgggattcaaacccaggttcgAAGGCTACCAGATCCAGATGGTCCAAAACCAGAACCAAGGACAGTATGGAAAGGCACTGGGATCAAGTGATCCCACCTTTGTGGTCAGCATACTTACTGACAGGTATGGGGGCCGAGGGGAGTCGGAGCCGAGGACCAAGATCCTTGTCTCTCTCCTTGTCTGGGCCCCGGACAGGCAGCTCCTCTTTGCTGGCATCCCGTCTCAACACCTCACATTCTCCTATGGCTGAATCAAGCCCTGGAGCTGGGGTCTTCCCACCTGGGCAGACAACACGACTTTCCTGTAGAGTTCCCTCTTCCTGCCACCCACTTTGCTCTCCCTTCTAGGGTCTGGTCCCAGAGCCAGCAAAAGAACTTTCTTTCTGTTNNNNNNNNNNNNNNNNNNNNNNNNNNNNNNNNNNNNNNNNNNNNNNNNNNNNNNNNNNNNNNNNNNNNNNNNNNNNNNNNNNNNNNNNNNNNNNNNNNNNNNNNNNNNNNNNNNNNNNNNNNNNNNNNNNNNNNNNNNNNNNNNNNNNNNNNNNNNNNNNNNNNNNNNNNNNNNNNNNNNNNNNNNNNNNNNNNNNNNNNNNNNNNNNNNNNNNNNNNNNNNNNNNNNNNNNNNNNNNNNNNNNNNNNNNNNNNNNNNNNNNNNNNNNNNNNNNNNNNNNNNNNNNNNNNNNNNNNNNNNNNNNNNNNNNNNNNNNNNNNNNNNNNNNNNNNNNNNNNNNNNNNNNNNNNNNNNNNNNNNNNNNNNNNNNNNNNNNNNNNNNNNNNNNNNNNNNNNNNNNNNNNNNNNNNNNNNNNNNNNNNNNNNNNNNNNNNNNNNNNNNNNNNNNNNNNNNNNNNNNNNNNNNNNNNNNNNNNNNNNNNNNNNNNNNNNNNNNNNNNAGTTCCAAGGTGCCCTTATCCCTAACTGGCAAACTTCTAGAGAGTAGAAAAGGTATTGGTTCCCATACATTTGTCTAGAAACACGAAGACTCAAAAATCATGATTTCCCAAGGTCATTCAGTGAGTGAGGGCATGAGGGATCCAAATGGCCTTCTATTCTGATCCTGGACTGAAACCCCTTGAACTCCTGACACCCAGTCTCTCAGTTCCTGGTGGTCTTTTCTTTGAGGGAGGAGGTCATCCTGAATGAAGGCAGGGAGTGGGACAGGATGGCCTTAGTGCTTTGTCTTCTGTTTTCCAGGATGGAGGCCAGTGCTCTCCATTATTGAGTTGCATTTTGCTCAGAAGCACCTGACAAAGAGAGACTTTAAGGAAGATTACATtattttggattacttttattgtAGGACCTATTCAAAATATGTTAACTCTTTAAGGTTTCCCTGGCCCCTCGAAACTGTGAAGCACAGCTGGGAAAGATCCTACACATGGGAAATGTGCCAGCTGAGCAGCAGGGGACTGAAGGGGATAAAGGACAGCCTGGGAGTGCAGTTCCATCTCTAGTACACACTTCCAGTAGAGGGCAAGGAGGGCTGGGGTCTGTGTGGGGGGAGCCATAGGGGAAGTCTGGCTGtcagggcaggtggggaggatGCTCTGGAAAATTACTAGGAACCATGCTTACCAGAGGAgcatcattttaaacttttattatgaaTATGTTCAAACATACATAAAGGTAGCATAGTTCTATGAAACCCTATATACTTAATTCAACAATATTGATTTTTGTCCCTTtgtttcttctcctcctttctt
This region includes:
- the ESPL1 gene encoding separin; amino-acid sequence: MPISLLPKGQDTKSSIVYLSPKHPMPRSGKTPAPGLDSAIGECEVLRRDASKEELPVRGPDKERDKDLGPRLRLPSAPIPVSLSILDSICDSLSIAFRGVSHCPPSGLYAHLCRLLALCLGHRDRYATACLVTESVSITCRHQLLIHLHRQLSKAQKRRGSLEIADQLQGLNLQERPGDIPLARIQRLFSFRASGSGHFPQPEEDSFRERLALIPSGVTVCVLALATLQPGTMGNTLLLTRLEKDNPPVTVQIPTAQNKLSVSSALKEFDAIQKEQKENSSCTDKREWWTGRLELDRRMEVLTTSLEKYVLGCWRGLLLPSSEDAGPAQEASRLQELLQECGWKYPDPTLLKIMLSGASTLTPQDVQALAYGLCPARPERAQELLSEAVERLQGQTVPSSRHLVLVLDKDLQKLPWESMPSLRALPVTRLPSFRFLLSYSIIKESGASSVLSQGVDPRSTFYVLNPHNNLSSTEEQFRAHFSSEAGWKGVVGEVPSPEQVQAALAEHDLYIYAGHGAGARFLDGQAVLRLSCRAVALLFGCSSAALAVHGNLEGAGIVLKYIMAGCPLFLGNLWDVTDRDIDRYTEALLQGWLGAGPGAPLLYYVSQARQAPRLKYLIGAAPVAYGLPVSLQ